A section of the Virgibacillus sp. NKC19-3 genome encodes:
- a CDS encoding 3-hydroxyacyl-CoA dehydrogenase family protein, translating to MSLESMAIVGGGLMGAGIAQNAAESGKSVMLIEINESKANEAIGNIEKQLNVKVKKQKITDNEKELALKNITINSDIEHIKGVDLVIEAVPEELEIKKKVFAQMDQYVDKQTILASNTSGLSIAAIGSVTQRPEKVIGFHYFYPVPVMKLVEVVPSIITDKTTMEAMFDFAYSIGKAPVRCQDYPGFLVNRLLVPMVNEAVYCVMEGAEPKDIDEAMKLGANHRMGPLTLADFVGLDVLLATMEGLYNGFQDSKYRPCPLLKKVVESGNYGVKTGKGFYYYDESGKQLQQVISK from the coding sequence ATGTCACTTGAAAGTATGGCGATCGTAGGTGGCGGTCTGATGGGAGCGGGTATTGCTCAAAATGCTGCTGAGTCTGGAAAAAGTGTAATGTTAATAGAAATAAATGAATCAAAAGCAAATGAAGCAATTGGCAATATAGAAAAGCAACTGAATGTAAAAGTAAAAAAACAAAAGATTACCGATAATGAAAAAGAGCTGGCCTTAAAAAACATTACTATAAATAGTGATATTGAACATATAAAGGGAGTTGATCTGGTAATCGAAGCTGTTCCTGAGGAGTTAGAGATCAAAAAAAAGGTTTTTGCTCAAATGGATCAATATGTAGATAAACAAACAATATTAGCTTCTAACACATCTGGTCTTTCTATTGCAGCAATTGGATCGGTAACACAGCGACCTGAAAAAGTCATTGGCTTTCATTATTTCTATCCTGTACCTGTTATGAAACTTGTAGAAGTCGTCCCATCAATTATTACAGATAAAACTACAATGGAGGCTATGTTTGACTTTGCATATAGTATTGGAAAAGCCCCTGTTCGGTGTCAGGACTACCCAGGCTTTCTTGTTAATCGTCTTCTTGTTCCGATGGTTAATGAAGCAGTATATTGTGTAATGGAAGGTGCTGAACCTAAAGATATAGATGAGGCAATGAAATTGGGAGCAAATCATCGGATGGGGCCTCTTACCCTTGCTGATTTTGTTGGATTGGATGTACTTTTAGCAACAATGGAAGGTCTTTATAATGGATTTCAAGATTCCAAATATCGCCCTTGTCCACTACTGAAAAAGGTTGTTGAATCCGGCAATTATGGAGTTAAGACCGGTAAAGGTTTTTATTACTATGATGAATCGGGTAAACAACTTCAACAAGTCATTAGTAAATAA
- a CDS encoding thiolase family protein, protein MSNLKEVVVVSGARTPIGKFGGGLKDVHATDLAAYAVKESVKRAGIESKNVDELIIGNVGQIAENGFIGRVVSLKSDLPEETTAYSVNRQCGSGMQSIVDGMMQIQTGNADVVVSCGTENMSQLPYYVKEARFGYKMGHGELEDGVLSILTWPSGPYHNGVTGENVAERYRISREEQDEFSIKSQERAVKAIKEGKFKDEIVPIELKDRKGNITIVDTDEHPREGLTMEKLSKMKPAFKKEGTVTPANSSGINDGAASVVLMSKEKAEELGIKPLLKIKGFAVAGNGPDVMGYAPKLSTEKLAKKLDFDLDEIDTFELNEAFASQSCAVMRDLNLDPNKVNVNGGAISLGHPVGATGTILTVKIMHEMHRSNLDKGIVTMCIGGGQGISTLFERC, encoded by the coding sequence ATGAGTAATTTAAAGGAAGTAGTCGTTGTGTCTGGAGCAAGAACTCCAATTGGAAAGTTTGGTGGAGGATTGAAAGATGTACACGCGACTGACTTAGCAGCATATGCAGTAAAAGAGTCTGTGAAAAGAGCGGGGATAGAATCTAAAAATGTAGATGAATTAATTATCGGTAATGTAGGTCAGATTGCTGAAAATGGTTTTATAGGTAGGGTTGTTTCACTTAAGTCTGATTTACCAGAGGAAACGACAGCTTATTCTGTTAATAGACAATGTGGTTCTGGAATGCAATCCATTGTAGATGGTATGATGCAAATCCAAACTGGGAATGCAGATGTAGTAGTATCGTGTGGAACCGAAAATATGTCTCAATTACCGTATTATGTAAAGGAGGCTCGTTTTGGGTATAAAATGGGTCATGGAGAGCTTGAAGATGGAGTATTATCCATTTTAACCTGGCCAAGTGGGCCATATCATAATGGTGTTACAGGTGAAAATGTAGCAGAAAGATACCGTATTTCGAGGGAGGAACAAGATGAGTTTTCCATTAAGAGTCAAGAGAGAGCTGTTAAAGCAATTAAAGAAGGGAAATTTAAAGATGAAATAGTTCCTATTGAGTTAAAAGACAGAAAAGGAAATATAACAATTGTAGATACGGATGAGCATCCAAGAGAAGGACTTACGATGGAAAAGCTAAGTAAAATGAAACCTGCTTTTAAGAAGGAAGGTACAGTTACTCCAGCAAATTCTTCTGGAATTAATGATGGTGCAGCTTCAGTAGTGCTTATGTCAAAAGAAAAAGCAGAAGAGTTGGGGATTAAGCCTTTATTAAAAATAAAAGGCTTTGCGGTAGCTGGGAACGGACCTGATGTTATGGGATACGCCCCAAAATTATCAACTGAAAAATTAGCAAAAAAATTAGACTTTGATTTAGATGAGATTGATACTTTTGAATTGAATGAAGCTTTTGCTTCTCAGTCTTGTGCCGTTATGAGAGATTTAAATCTTGATCCAAATAAAGTTAATGTTAATGGTGGTGCAATCAGTTTAGGCCATCCAGTGGGAGCAACGGGGACTATTTTAACAGTTAAAATTATGCATGAAATGCATCGATCTAACTTAGATAAAGGTATTGTTACAATGTGTATAGGTGGAGGACAAGGTATCTCAACACTATTTGAAAGATGTTGA
- the fabG gene encoding 3-oxoacyl-ACP reductase FabG, with protein MGRLSDKVAIVTGAARGLGKGIAEKLSNEGAKVVIVDLNEEACREVVKAFSDQRYSITSYAANIAKQDEVKNLFNYVTDEFGTVDILVNNAGINKDSTLHKMSMEQWQQVIDVNLTGTFLCTQEAAIRMKEKGTGRIISISSASWLGNFGQSNYAASKAGVVGLTKTAAKELAKNNITCNAICPGFIDTDMTRGVPDEVWEQMISKIPMGRAGTPSDVGNMISFLASDEASYITGEVINVGGGMVL; from the coding sequence ATGGGTAGATTATCAGATAAAGTTGCTATTGTTACAGGTGCTGCAAGAGGACTTGGTAAAGGTATAGCGGAAAAACTATCTAATGAGGGGGCAAAGGTAGTTATCGTTGATCTAAATGAAGAAGCTTGTAGGGAAGTAGTTAAAGCGTTTTCTGATCAGAGATATAGTATAACTTCTTATGCAGCTAATATTGCAAAACAAGATGAAGTTAAAAATCTTTTTAACTATGTAACTGATGAGTTTGGAACGGTAGACATTTTGGTTAACAATGCGGGGATTAATAAAGATTCTACACTTCATAAAATGTCTATGGAACAATGGCAGCAAGTAATTGATGTTAACTTAACTGGAACATTTTTGTGTACGCAAGAAGCGGCTATACGAATGAAAGAAAAAGGAACTGGTAGAATTATCTCTATTTCATCTGCCAGCTGGTTAGGAAACTTTGGCCAATCAAACTATGCAGCATCAAAAGCAGGAGTGGTAGGACTGACAAAAACAGCTGCAAAAGAATTAGCTAAAAATAATATTACATGCAATGCGATTTGTCCAGGGTTCATTGATACGGACATGACAAGAGGTGTGCCAGATGAGGTTTGGGAGCAAATGATTTCCAAAATTCCAATGGGTAGAGCAGGAACCCCCTCCGATGTAGGAAATATGATCTCATTTTTAGCTTCAGATGAAGCTTCCTATATAACTGGTGAAGTTATCAATGTAGGTGGAGGAATGGTCCTCTAG
- a CDS encoding acyl CoA:acetate/3-ketoacid CoA transferase gives MEANFIKASEVTNLIQDGDTVSTVGMTLISSSEAILKVIENSFLETGHPKDLTLVHSAGQSDRKNGIQHFAHEGLVTKIIGSHWGLQPKWMEMIAENKVDAYCLPQGQLAQLYRSMASGLPGKMSKVGLGTFVDPRIEGGKMNERTKKLDDISETIEYDNEVYMFYRKIPLDACIIRGTTADEMGNITMEDEAMKLEVLPTVLATKRFGGKVIVQVKRVAETGNLHPKDVVVPGVFVDAIVVCDNPYEDHKQTSSWYYDPSYSGDLRFPVNSIKPLEMNTRKFIGRRAMFEINKGDVINLGTGIPNDVVGNIANEEAISDDIMITVESGIYGGVQAGGVDFGIGQNVYAMITHDQQMDYYNGAGVDITFMGAGELDGEGNVNATKMGPLCTGAGGFIDITQNAKKVVFCATFSTGKAKVGFKGNKIHIEQEGSIKKMVSNVSQISFNGKLAREKGQDVFFVTERAVFKLVKEGVMLIEIAPGVDLQKDILDMMDFKPVISENLKTMDEKLFLNGPFGLQDFMGN, from the coding sequence ATGGAAGCTAATTTTATAAAGGCTAGTGAAGTTACAAATTTGATACAAGATGGAGATACAGTTTCAACTGTTGGGATGACTTTAATCAGTTCTTCAGAGGCTATTTTAAAAGTGATTGAGAATAGTTTCTTAGAAACTGGGCATCCAAAAGATTTAACATTAGTACATTCAGCTGGTCAAAGTGATCGAAAAAATGGGATCCAACATTTTGCTCACGAAGGATTAGTGACGAAAATTATTGGATCTCATTGGGGGCTTCAACCCAAATGGATGGAAATGATTGCTGAAAATAAAGTTGATGCCTATTGCCTTCCACAAGGTCAACTAGCACAGTTATACAGGTCAATGGCTAGTGGGCTTCCAGGTAAAATGAGCAAGGTAGGGCTTGGTACATTTGTTGATCCTCGTATTGAGGGTGGAAAAATGAACGAGAGGACCAAAAAACTAGATGATATTTCCGAAACAATTGAATATGACAATGAAGTATATATGTTTTACAGAAAAATACCGTTAGATGCTTGTATTATTCGTGGAACTACTGCAGATGAAATGGGTAATATTACGATGGAAGACGAAGCCATGAAACTTGAAGTGTTACCCACTGTACTTGCTACGAAAAGATTTGGCGGAAAAGTTATTGTGCAAGTGAAACGTGTAGCGGAAACAGGCAATCTTCATCCGAAAGACGTTGTTGTTCCTGGAGTCTTTGTTGATGCGATAGTGGTTTGTGATAATCCGTATGAAGATCATAAGCAAACTTCTTCTTGGTACTATGACCCATCCTATTCGGGGGATCTTAGGTTTCCTGTGAATTCCATCAAACCATTGGAAATGAATACTCGAAAGTTTATTGGCAGACGGGCTATGTTTGAAATAAATAAAGGTGATGTTATCAATTTAGGGACAGGAATACCTAATGATGTTGTCGGTAATATCGCAAATGAAGAAGCTATTTCAGACGATATTATGATCACCGTTGAGTCAGGCATATATGGTGGTGTGCAAGCAGGTGGGGTAGACTTTGGAATTGGACAAAATGTGTATGCAATGATTACTCATGATCAGCAAATGGATTATTATAATGGAGCTGGCGTAGATATTACCTTTATGGGAGCGGGTGAGCTTGATGGGGAAGGAAATGTCAATGCAACTAAAATGGGTCCTTTATGTACAGGTGCCGGCGGATTTATCGATATTACACAAAATGCCAAAAAAGTTGTCTTTTGTGCGACGTTTAGTACTGGTAAAGCGAAGGTTGGCTTCAAAGGTAACAAAATTCATATAGAACAAGAAGGTTCTATAAAGAAAATGGTTTCTAACGTTTCACAGATCTCGTTTAATGGAAAATTAGCCAGAGAAAAAGGCCAGGATGTCTTTTTTGTTACAGAAAGGGCTGTGTTTAAGTTAGTTAAAGAGGGTGTTATGCTAATCGAAATTGCCCCTGGAGTTGATTTACAAAAAGATATTCTAGATATGATGGACTTTAAGCCTGTTATTAGTGAAAATTTAAAAACAATGGATGAGAAACTATTTCTAAATGGGCCATTTGGGTTACAAGATTTTATGGGTAATTAA
- a CDS encoding class I adenylate-forming enzyme family protein, producing the protein MVSGNVLWKEHITKDLVTRKFNNREYDTFNDLKRNMYHVLKENVIEVPNKVGIIDANGRSYTYVELLKMTDKLSSYLTDKYKIERGKHIGLLLFNSIEFIISFLAAQKLGVTIIPFPTKFKEPEICALIEKSNCDLLIVDEKYFPWVRKYENKRCHVIICESQDTSNGYAFHFLNGYPEVETEDSGSIEDVAIIMFTSGTTTFSKGVVIRNFNVQHAIVAYHKILDLNESDSTILATPIYNVTGLIATLSLFLKCKGTVRVHKFFDVNQLLSDISTFNITFYHASPTIFTLMLKEKGLHPNLSSLKTLACGSSNMPAEMIKELKEWLPQMSFRTVYGLSETTSPATIFPSDVSVSEYIGSSGQPIPGLSIKIVDDSGYESKRGKTGEIWVRGTNVIEEYYNQKSDLITGDKWLKTGDIGYINKEGYLYVVDRKKDLINRGGEKIFSIDIENAIYQIDGISEVAVVGVKDYVYGEVPVAVISIKEGHLVDEASIKLVLKNKLASYETPTEYHFVDEILKTANGKIDKKEIRSYLEKQKE; encoded by the coding sequence ATGGTTTCTGGAAATGTCCTTTGGAAAGAACATATTACAAAAGATTTAGTGACAAGGAAGTTTAATAATAGGGAATATGACACGTTTAATGATCTAAAAAGGAATATGTATCATGTCTTAAAAGAAAATGTAATCGAAGTTCCGAATAAAGTAGGAATAATCGATGCGAATGGCAGATCTTATACTTACGTTGAATTGCTGAAAATGACTGATAAACTATCTTCCTATTTAACAGATAAGTATAAGATTGAAAGAGGAAAGCATATTGGATTGTTGTTATTTAATTCGATAGAATTTATTATTTCTTTCTTAGCCGCTCAAAAATTAGGGGTAACGATCATTCCTTTTCCAACTAAATTTAAAGAGCCAGAAATATGTGCACTAATTGAGAAAAGTAATTGTGATCTGCTTATTGTTGACGAGAAATATTTTCCATGGGTTAGAAAATACGAGAATAAAAGATGCCATGTAATTATTTGTGAATCCCAAGATACCTCAAATGGATATGCTTTTCATTTTCTTAATGGATACCCCGAAGTAGAAACGGAAGATAGTGGATCGATAGAAGATGTAGCGATTATCATGTTTACGTCAGGCACGACCACATTCAGCAAAGGAGTCGTTATTAGAAATTTTAATGTTCAACATGCGATAGTAGCGTATCATAAAATTTTAGATCTTAATGAAAGCGATTCTACAATATTAGCAACTCCTATTTACAATGTAACAGGTTTAATTGCGACATTATCATTGTTCCTGAAGTGTAAAGGTACCGTTCGTGTCCATAAATTCTTTGATGTCAATCAACTATTATCAGATATATCTACATTTAATATTACATTTTATCATGCCTCACCTACCATTTTTACATTAATGTTAAAGGAAAAAGGTTTGCATCCTAACCTATCAAGTTTGAAAACCTTGGCTTGCGGTAGTAGTAATATGCCTGCTGAAATGATAAAGGAATTAAAAGAATGGTTACCACAGATGTCTTTTAGAACTGTCTATGGGTTATCGGAAACTACTTCACCAGCTACCATTTTTCCATCTGATGTTTCGGTAAGTGAATATATCGGTTCATCAGGTCAACCTATTCCGGGATTATCTATTAAAATAGTAGATGATTCTGGTTATGAATCAAAACGTGGTAAAACAGGTGAGATTTGGGTGAGGGGGACAAATGTAATTGAAGAATATTATAACCAAAAATCTGATTTAATTACGGGAGATAAGTGGCTGAAAACAGGAGATATTGGATATATAAATAAAGAAGGTTACCTTTATGTAGTAGACAGAAAAAAAGATCTAATTAATAGAGGTGGGGAAAAGATTTTCAGTATTGATATTGAAAATGCTATTTATCAGATAGATGGGATAAGTGAGGTTGCTGTAGTGGGAGTGAAAGATTATGTATACGGAGAAGTACCTGTTGCAGTGATTTCGATAAAAGAAGGCCACCTTGTTGATGAGGCATCTATTAAATTAGTTTTAAAAAATAAACTGGCGAGCTACGAGACCCCTACTGAGTATCATTTTGTTGATGAAATACTTAAAACTGCGAATGGAAAAATAGATAAAAAAGAAATAAGAAGTTATTTAGAAAAACAAAAGGAGTGA
- a CDS encoding sodium:solute symporter family protein: MNANILITIGILIYGAVLVYHGFKSFKQTSKSSEAFFTADRGLNPFVLLATTAISVFSALAFYGVPAAIYREGIGYLSNTGGMVAGLLFVVIGYRLWILGKEYGFTTPVDFLRSRYNSDGYGLLVAAILILFIVPYVAMQLIAIGDAAAVTTDGMFPYILAVGFATIVVSLHIIGGGLKSVAWMDAFHFMLGAGTLIVLVVYLTITYFPNGGFAQAVGIILNDPESAPILSHPGPNGTFNWQGTLSNVLTGAIATVVWPHIFMRMYVAASKDTFRTMAWSLPVAYVFVYFLIAIIGAILAPAILGPNFADTDSIISVLSTEYAPPIISFLSLLCLFAFGVSTADSLLLSASAIGSRDVYVRHAYELKGKGVEPRKVVYFGRVLLVILMFLTLIIVGLRPAYIVDYAYELSSPFFAQILPATVGGLFWKRGTKEGAFAGTILGLVVTTMFTFFVAPPFGFSALAWALLANTAAYIGISLVTKVPKEVINKYIVRVDSIINAGTEMNSAVDSSLSALNKREG; the protein is encoded by the coding sequence ATGAATGCAAATATATTAATAACTATAGGAATATTAATTTATGGGGCTGTACTTGTATATCATGGATTTAAATCATTTAAACAAACGAGTAAATCTTCTGAGGCATTTTTTACAGCTGACCGTGGATTAAACCCGTTTGTATTATTGGCTACCACTGCAATCTCTGTATTTTCTGCATTAGCCTTTTACGGGGTTCCGGCAGCTATTTACAGAGAAGGAATAGGATACCTTTCAAATACTGGTGGAATGGTTGCAGGCTTACTTTTTGTTGTTATCGGTTATCGTCTTTGGATTTTAGGAAAAGAATACGGTTTCACTACTCCTGTTGATTTTCTTAGATCACGTTATAATTCAGATGGGTATGGGTTATTGGTAGCAGCTATTTTAATTTTATTTATTGTCCCTTACGTAGCTATGCAGCTTATAGCTATTGGTGATGCGGCTGCTGTAACAACAGACGGGATGTTTCCTTATATTTTAGCTGTCGGATTTGCGACGATCGTTGTTTCATTGCATATTATTGGCGGTGGATTGAAATCGGTAGCATGGATGGATGCTTTTCACTTTATGCTAGGTGCAGGAACGTTAATCGTTTTAGTTGTTTATTTAACCATAACTTATTTTCCAAATGGTGGATTTGCACAAGCGGTAGGTATAATTTTAAATGATCCAGAGTCGGCACCTATATTATCACATCCAGGACCAAATGGAACATTTAACTGGCAAGGCACTTTATCTAACGTATTAACTGGTGCAATAGCGACCGTAGTTTGGCCTCATATTTTTATGAGGATGTACGTTGCCGCAAGTAAGGATACCTTTAGAACTATGGCGTGGTCGTTACCCGTAGCTTATGTATTCGTTTACTTCTTAATTGCAATTATTGGTGCAATTTTAGCTCCAGCTATTTTAGGACCAAACTTTGCTGATACGGATAGTATTATATCTGTACTGTCTACTGAATACGCGCCACCTATTATTTCTTTTTTATCATTATTGTGTTTGTTTGCTTTCGGAGTTTCGACAGCGGATTCCCTACTTTTATCTGCAAGCGCTATCGGGTCTCGGGATGTTTATGTTCGTCATGCTTATGAATTGAAGGGAAAAGGCGTTGAACCTAGAAAAGTAGTTTATTTTGGTCGAGTCTTACTTGTTATTTTGATGTTTTTAACGTTAATTATTGTTGGTTTAAGGCCAGCATACATTGTTGATTACGCATACGAGCTTTCATCACCATTTTTTGCTCAAATTCTTCCTGCTACAGTAGGCGGGTTATTTTGGAAAAGGGGAACGAAAGAAGGGGCATTTGCTGGTACGATTTTGGGGTTAGTAGTAACAACAATGTTTACATTCTTTGTTGCACCACCATTTGGATTTTCTGCCTTAGCATGGGCTTTACTTGCCAACACGGCTGCATACATTGGAATAAGTTTAGTAACGAAAGTTCCAAAAGAAGTAATTAATAAATACATTGTAAGAGTAGATTCTATTATAAATGCTGGTACCGAAATGAACTCTGCGGTAGATTCTTCACTATCAGCGTTGAATAAAAGAGAGGGGTAA
- a CDS encoding glycerate kinase, with product MNIIIAADSFKGSATSFEVAEFIEKGIKRVEPSAIITKLPLADGGEGTVDALVTALNGKYLTKQVTNPLGEKVTAEFGVMESDIAVIAMAEASGLTLIKNEDKNPFKTTTYGTGELIKAALDYGVKEIFVGIGGSATNDAGVGMAQALGVSFKDRNHKEIGFGAEALESIEYIDASNIDRRIKDTKITVFSDVTNPLCGKNGASYVYGPQKGASDEDVEKLDQLLSRYGKILEEQLNIDIIDNEGAGAAGGLGAGLIAFCEAEIYSGIDKVLKMIKLEKYMKSADLVITGEGKMDFQSVQGKAPLGVAKIAKQYKIPVVAVVGSEGANIIDVYNHGIDLVIDIINKPMSLNEAMEDVNELIENAGEKVIRAFTLNNKQFKIEEELV from the coding sequence TTGAATATTATTATTGCTGCTGATTCTTTTAAAGGTAGTGCAACTTCTTTTGAAGTAGCAGAATTTATTGAAAAAGGAATAAAGAGGGTAGAGCCATCGGCTATTATAACAAAACTTCCACTTGCTGATGGAGGTGAGGGAACAGTTGATGCATTAGTCACCGCATTAAATGGCAAATATTTAACAAAACAAGTTACAAACCCCTTAGGTGAAAAGGTTACAGCAGAATTTGGGGTAATGGAAAGCGATATTGCAGTAATAGCTATGGCAGAGGCATCAGGACTTACACTAATAAAAAATGAAGATAAAAATCCTTTTAAAACGACAACCTATGGGACTGGAGAGTTAATTAAAGCAGCTTTAGATTATGGCGTGAAAGAAATCTTTGTTGGAATTGGTGGTAGTGCTACAAACGATGCCGGGGTTGGCATGGCTCAAGCCTTGGGCGTCTCCTTTAAAGATAGAAATCATAAAGAAATCGGTTTCGGAGCTGAGGCGCTAGAGAGCATAGAGTACATTGATGCTTCAAATATAGACAGAAGAATAAAGGATACGAAAATTACTGTATTCTCTGATGTGACAAATCCTCTGTGTGGAAAAAACGGAGCTTCATATGTATACGGTCCACAAAAGGGCGCTTCAGATGAGGATGTGGAAAAATTAGATCAACTGTTAAGTAGATACGGTAAAATATTAGAGGAACAATTGAACATTGACATTATAGATAATGAAGGTGCAGGAGCTGCTGGGGGGCTGGGAGCAGGATTAATAGCTTTTTGTGAAGCAGAAATATATTCAGGGATAGATAAAGTGTTAAAAATGATTAAGTTAGAGAAATATATGAAAAGTGCAGATTTAGTAATAACGGGTGAAGGAAAAATGGATTTTCAATCCGTACAGGGAAAGGCTCCGCTTGGGGTTGCGAAAATCGCTAAACAATACAAAATCCCTGTTGTTGCTGTAGTTGGAAGTGAAGGAGCTAATATTATCGATGTGTATAATCATGGGATTGATCTTGTGATAGACATTATCAATAAACCAATGAGCCTGAACGAGGCCATGGAAGATGTTAATGAACTTATTGAAAATGCAGGAGAAAAAGTGATCAGGGCATTTACATTAAATAATAAACAATTCAAAATTGAGGAGGAACTGGTATGA
- a CDS encoding CdaR family transcriptional regulator, with protein sequence MDISTKLAQTIVSDMKEIINQDINYINTDGIIIASTNINRVGAFHGGGKKVRDTKDNLIIRYDGEYAGARKGINLPLYFENRIVGVIGITGEKHEVEKYGQIIKRMTELLINDAYITNLRNKEKENQRMIIEELLFNDEDKNDSSFLSRIKVFNIKQKVPRVVVISEILGESNHVFQEKDKILNLFDYKMMNRAEDLMMQNKNNIIMILQKISWESMESTLRDIHHVVQTEYGLNIKFGIGTVEEELQKVKGSYKKARVALNWALATEEKNINFYNDMDIELIVENVAQNVGTEFCKKIVGNLEDKDIKEYSEIIFLFTKFDGSIKLISDSLFIHKNTLQYRLNRLFHKTGYDMRKYQDFVVLKIAFLLMTK encoded by the coding sequence ATGGATATTTCAACAAAGTTAGCGCAAACAATAGTTTCAGATATGAAGGAAATTATAAATCAGGATATCAATTATATAAACACGGATGGAATAATAATTGCCAGTACCAATATTAATCGTGTAGGAGCCTTTCACGGTGGTGGGAAAAAGGTTAGGGATACGAAGGATAATCTGATAATTCGATATGATGGAGAGTATGCAGGAGCCCGCAAAGGCATCAATTTACCATTATACTTTGAAAATAGGATCGTAGGAGTTATTGGGATTACTGGAGAGAAGCATGAAGTAGAAAAATACGGCCAAATTATTAAAAGAATGACCGAACTACTGATTAATGATGCTTATATAACAAATTTACGAAATAAGGAAAAAGAAAATCAGCGTATGATTATAGAGGAACTTTTATTTAATGATGAAGATAAGAATGACAGTAGTTTCTTGAGTCGAATAAAAGTTTTTAATATAAAGCAGAAGGTTCCTAGAGTAGTCGTTATTTCGGAAATCTTAGGTGAAAGTAATCATGTATTTCAAGAAAAAGATAAGATTTTGAATCTATTTGATTATAAAATGATGAATCGTGCTGAGGATTTGATGATGCAAAACAAGAATAATATTATTATGATTTTGCAAAAGATTTCATGGGAAAGCATGGAATCTACATTGAGAGATATTCATCATGTTGTACAAACAGAATATGGATTAAACATTAAATTTGGGATAGGAACCGTTGAAGAAGAACTCCAAAAGGTAAAAGGATCATATAAAAAAGCACGTGTTGCTTTAAATTGGGCTTTAGCAACGGAAGAAAAAAATATAAACTTTTATAATGATATGGATATAGAACTGATAGTAGAAAACGTTGCCCAAAATGTCGGAACTGAATTTTGCAAAAAGATAGTAGGCAATCTAGAAGACAAAGATATTAAAGAGTATAGTGAAATTATTTTTCTTTTCACAAAATTTGATGGATCTATCAAACTAATTTCTGATTCACTGTTCATTCATAAAAATACTTTACAATATAGGTTAAATCGGTTGTTTCATAAAACAGGATATGATATGAGAAAATACCAGGATTTTGTTGTTTTAAAAATAGCATTTTTGTTGATGACAAAATAA
- a CDS encoding M55 family metallopeptidase, translating to MNHSLSSTSLSEIKINDTIVGETEMNTRVAGHFGVPAVFISGDDAYCKEVQETLPDVEAAVVKHGIDRLAAEILPPEISQKIIREKAEAAIKKAKQIEPFKLDGSVTFELDFKLTSQALMTTTIPLVQLISPTTIKFTTNNIVEAYKLMWACVIIGMSATDGIFAHVNR from the coding sequence ATCAACCATTCGTTATCCAGCACGTCACTATCAGAAATAAAAATAAACGATACTATAGTAGGTGAGACAGAAATGAATACAAGAGTTGCTGGTCATTTTGGTGTACCAGCAGTGTTTATCTCTGGAGATGATGCTTACTGTAAAGAAGTGCAGGAAACACTTCCAGATGTTGAAGCAGCTGTTGTGAAGCATGGGATTGACCGTTTGGCAGCAGAGATCTTGCCACCTGAGATAAGTCAGAAGATTATTCGTGAAAAAGCTGAAGCTGCTATTAAGAAGGCTAAACAAATTGAGCCATTTAAGCTTGATGGATCTGTTACATTTGAACTTGATTTTAAACTTACAAGCCAAGCTTTAATGACCACTACAATTCCATTAGTTCAATTAATAAGTCCAACAACGATCAAATTCACTACTAATAATATTGTAGAGGCTTACAAGCTGATGTGGGCATGTGTGATTATTGGTATGTCAGCGACAGATGGTATCTTTGCACATGTGAATCGTTAA
- a CDS encoding M55 family metallopeptidase: MKVFISADMEGISCVATNVQLTKESEYQRFRKLMTGDVNAAIDGAFKGGATEVIVADGHANMSNIYIEYLDKRARLTSGSNRVMCQLEGLDDSFDAIMFVGHHGRQMGQNVPVSTIRYPARHYQK; encoded by the coding sequence ATGAAAGTATTTATTTCAGCAGATATGGAAGGGATTTCTTGTGTAGCAACTAACGTTCAATTAACCAAAGAGAGTGAATATCAACGGTTTCGTAAGTTAATGACAGGAGATGTAAATGCGGCAATTGATGGTGCATTTAAAGGTGGAGCAACCGAGGTGATCGTAGCGGATGGTCATGCGAATATGTCCAATATCTATATAGAGTATTTAGATAAGCGTGCGCGCCTGACATCTGGAAGTAATCGAGTGATGTGTCAACTAGAAGGGCTCGATGACTCCTTTGATGCGATAATGTTTGTAGGTCACCATGGACGGCAAATGGGTCAGAACGTACCGGTATCAACCATTCGTTATCCAGCACGTCACTATCAGAAATAA